DNA sequence from the Methanofollis formosanus genome:
CGAGATCACCGACTACAAAGCTCTCCGTGCTCTCCCGGCCGACGCCGTCGTCCTCTCGACCGGCGATCCGATGCTTGCTGGCCTGGGTTACCTGGGCGGCGAGGTGGTGCCCGGCATCTCCTCGATGCAGGTCGCCTTCGCCCGCCTGGGCCTCTCCCTGGTGAAGGCGGCGGTCGTCACCGCCCACGGCAAGGACCATGCGGCGGCGGTGAGGGAAGCGGCAGAGGAGGTCGGGCGTGGTCGGATCGTCTTCCTCATCGCCGACCCGGAGTTCTCGGTTCCCGCCCTCGCGGCGGCGCTGCCCGGTGAGGTGCGGATCGCTATCTGCGAGGATCTCGGCTATCCCAACGAACGGATCGCCGCCGGGACCGCGGCCGAACCTCCGGCGCCGGTGTCAGGGCTCTTTGTGGTCGTCGTCGGATGCTGAATCCTTCTTCTCCCGAGTGTGACGGCGGCCCCTCCTTTGTAATACTTTTTTTCGATTCGTAATACCTTTAACATAAAAATCTCAATCTGGTACGACCGGGGCTGCGGCCCCATCGGTCAGGACAGATCATGAGTATAGATACCGGGATCGTGGTGGTGGGGTGGGGGAACGAACTCCCCCTCTTCAGGGAGGCGGGCGAGGCCCTTGGCCTTCCTCTCAGAGGATGGGCCGTGAACGACCTGAAGGCAGACCCCGCCCTTCGGGCCGCGTGCAGGGCGGCCCTCGGCGAGGCGACGCTTGTTCTTCTCCATCCGTCCGCCGAGGCATGGTGGGACGAGGTGATGGAGGGCCTGGGTGCCGGGACGCAGGTCGTCGCCTACGGGTACAACGACACCTTCTGGAGCGCATCGACGGTCCCGATGAGGATCGTCGCCGCGCTGAACGCGTATTATCTCTACGGTGGGGCCGAAAACATCAGGAATATGCTCGCGTCTGCGACAAACGAAGTGCTGGGATGCGACATCTCCGTCGCCCCGCCCGAGCCCACCCTCTGGGAGGGGGTCTACCACCCTGATGCCTCCGAACCCTTTACGTCCGTCGCGGACTACCGGGCATGGCGTCCCAGACGACGCCGACATACGGTCGGCCTTCTCTTCTCGCGGACCGCCTGGCTCACGAGGGACCTGGCGGTAGTCGACGAGATGATCAGGGAGTTCGAGCGGGACTGCGATGTCATCCCGGTCTTCTGCTTCGGTACCGGTGACCAGGAGACCGGCGCCCTCTCTTCCGCCGCGGTCATCGAGACCTATCTCGCCGGAGAGGTCGACGCCCTCGTGGAGGCGAGGTCCTTCATCCATGCCGCGGACGCCGGGGCCTATAAGGCGTCGCTGACCGCGCTCGACCTCCCGGTCACCCACCCTCTCGTCCTCTATCACACCACCGAGGAGGCCTGGGCCTCGTCGCGCGACGGGATGGGGAGCAGCGAGGTGGGGTGGTGCGTCGCCCTCCCCGAGTTCCAGGGAATGATCGAGATGCTCCCGGTAGGTGTCGCCACCGGCGGGGACGACGCCTCTCACCTTCCACTTTCCGAGAGGATCCGGAAGATGGCCGACCGTGCCAGGGCTTGGATCACCCTCAGAGATAAACCGCCGGCAGAGAGGAAGGTGGCGTTCATCCTCCACAACAAACCCTGCGCCTCGCTGGAAGGCAGCGTCGGTGCCGGCGCGCACCTCGACACCCTGGAGAGCGTGGCACGCGTCCTCCAGGCGATGGCCGGTGCCGGGTATCAGGTGGAGGCCCCTGCGGACGGCGAGGAACTGATCCGCACCATCCTCTCCAGAAAGGCGTTGTCAGAGTTCAGGTGGACGTCGGTTGCCGGGATCGTGGAGAGCGGCGGCGCCCTGGATATGATCGAATTCGATCGGTACATGCGCTGGTTCTCCTCCTTCCCCGAGAACGTACAGGGGGAGATCGTCGAGGCGTGGGGTCCGCCTCCCGGCGGGAAGGAGGGGGTTCCGCCGGCGATGGTCCACGATGGAAAGATCGTCGTCACCGGCGTGCTCTTCGGGAACGCCGTCGTCTGCGTCCAGCCAAAGCGCGGGTGCGCCGGGAGCCGGTGCGACGGGGAGGTCTGCCGGATCCTCCACGACCCCGAGATCCCCCCGACCCACCAATACCTCGCCACCTACCGCTGGCTCGAGGAGGAGTTCGGCGCCGACGCCGTCGTCCATGTCGGCACCCACGGGAACCTTGAGTTCCTCCCGGGCAAGAGCGTCGCCACCTCCGGTTCGTGCTATCCCGACCTTGTGATCGGGCGGATGCCGCATCTCTACCTCTACAATGCCGACAACCCTCCGGAGGGCACGGCCGCAAAACGGCGGGCATGCGCCACCCTCGTCGACCACGCCCAGGCGGCGATGGTGGAGAGCGGGCTGTACGGCTCCCTCAAAGAACTCGAACGGCAGATCGACGACTACCGCCGCGCCGAAGGGACGGACAGGGCGCGGGCCCACGCACTGACGCACACGATCCGCGACCTCATCGACGAATGCGGACTCGCCGGGGAGTGCGGGCTTGCCGGCATGGAAGCGGCGGGCGCGCCCTTCGATGAGGTCGTCACCGCGGCCGAAGACGCCCTCACCGCGACCTACGATGCCCGCATCCCCGACGGGATGCACATCTTCGGAGAGATGCCCGTGGGAGAGGAGAAGGCGGCATACATCGCCGCCATCATGCACCATGAGGGCCATCTGAGAGACGCAGTCCTGCGGATGATGGGGGAGGATCCCGGGTGTGCCGGCCCCGCCCTCCTGGAGGAGGCGGACGCCTCTGCCGTAGCACTCGTCGCCGCCCTCCTCGGCGGCGCCGGGCCTGAGGACGCGGCCCGTCTGGCTCTTGGCGAGCGCCTGAAGGACCCGGCCGTCCCCCTTGACCCGATCGTAGCCGGGGTCGCCGACCTCTCGGGACGGATCGATGCCACCGACGAGATCGGGGCGCTCCTCAGGGCGTTTGACGGGGGTTTCGTCCCGCCCGGCCCCTCAGGCCTGATCACGCGGGGAAAACCCGAGGTGCTCCCGACAGGGCGGAATTTCTACTCCCTCGACCCGTACCGCGTACCCACGAAGGCGGCGTGGCGGGTCGGGAGTCGTCTCGCCGATCTTCTCCTTGCGAAGTACATCGAAGACGAAGGGGCGTACCCCGAGAACGTGGCGATGTACTGGATGGCCTCGGACATCATGTGGGCCGACGGCGAGCAGTGCGCCCAGGTGCTCGCCCTCCTCGGCTGCGAACCGGTCTGGAAGGAAGGGAAGGTGCGTTCCTTCCGTCTGCTCGCCCTCGAAGAACTCGGACGCCCCCGGATCGACGTCACCGTCAGGGTGAGCGGCATCCTGCGCGACAACTTCTACGCGTGTATCGAGTTGATCGACGACGCCGTCCGCGCCGTCGCCGCCCTGGACGAACCGCCCGAGATGAACTATGTCAGGAAGCACACACTTGCATCCGGGAGCACCGCCCGCATCTTCGGGAGTCGGCCGGGGACGTACGGGAACGGCGTCTCCCTCGCGGTCTATGCCTCGGCATGGGAGGACGAGGCCGACATCGCGGAGGTCTTTCTCAGGTGGAACGGCTATGCCTACGGCCGGGGCAGTTACGGCGCTCTCTCTGACGAGGGTCTCTCGGCGCAGTTGGGCTCGGTCTCCCTCACCTTCAACAAGACCGTCACCGACGAGTACGATCTCCTCGGCTGTTGCTGCTACTTCGGCACTCATGGCGGTCTGACCGCGGCGGCGCGGAGCATCAGCGGCCATGACGTCCCGGCACTGTACGGCGACACCCGCGACGAAAACCGGCCGGCGGTCAGGACCCTCGCCGACGAGGTGAGGCGGGTGACGCGCACCAAACTGCTCAATCCGAAGTGGATCGAGGGGATGCGCCGCCACGGCTACAAGGGTGCGGGCGATATGTCGCGGAGGATCGGGACGGTCTATGGGTGGGAAGCGACGACGCAGGAGGTCGACGACCGGATCTTCGACGATATCGCCCGGACGTACGTGCTCGATCCCGACATGAGGGAGTTCTTCGAGAAGGAGAACCCCTGGGCATTCGAGGAGATCGGGCGGCGTCTGCTTGAGGCATACGGCCGCGGGCTCTGGGCGCCGTCCGAAGAGATCCTCGAGGGCCTGAAGGCGGCCTACCTGGAGGCCGAGGGGTGGATGGAGGATGCGATGGATACCGAAGGTGAGGTGCAGGGAGGGGCGATTCATGCGATGGCTCTCCGGGATCTGCCGGGCTGGAAGAAGGAGGAGTGACGCCGGTCATCGACACGGGCCATATCTTCATTTCGTTTCCTCCCAAAGACTTTCCAGTATGATCCCGGCAATCGTCATCGCGGGCACCCACTCGGGCTGCGGCAAGACCACCCTCGCCTCTGGCATCATGGCGGCCCTGCAGGCGAGAGGCCTGGAGGTCCAGCCCTTCAAGGTCGGCCCCGACTTCATCGACCCCTCGCACCACACCGCCATCTGCGGCCGTCCCTCGCGCAACCTCGACCCCTTCATGATGGGGGAGAACGGGGTGGTCAGGACCTTTCTGGCGGCCTCGGCCGGTGCCGACATCGCCGTCATCGAGGGCGTGATGGGCATGTACGACGGACTCGAAGGCGGCGACCTCGGCTCCACCGCCCATGTCGCCCGCATCCTGGGCGCCCCGGTGGTGCTGGTCGCCGATGTCGGCGGGATGTCCAGGAGCGCCCATGCCCTGGTCCGCGGCTACGCAGGCTACGACCCCGCGGTGCGCTTCGCCGGGGTGATCTTCAACCGCGTCGGGAGCCCGCGGCACCGGCAGATGATCGAGGAAGAGCTCTCGGTCCCGGCCCTCGGGTGGGTACCGACCGAGAAGGGGAAGGCCGTATCCAGCCGGCACCTCGGGCTGGCGATGGCCGGCGAGGCGAGCATGGCCACCTTCGGCGAGGTCTGCGAGGCGCACTGCGACCTCGACGCCCTCATCGCCGCGGCGTCCTCAGGCCAGGCGGCGATGCCGATCCCGGCCGATGCCGACGCACCCTCCCACGTCCGCCTCGGGGTGGCACGCGACGCCGCCTTCTGCTTCTACTACCAGGACAACCTCGACCTCCTCCGCCGGAGCGGGGCCGACCTGGTCTTTTTCTCTCCGATCACCGACCCCCTCCCCGAGGTCGATGGGCTCTACCTCGGCGGGGGTTACCCCGAACTCCATGCCGCGGCACTCGCGGCCTCCCCCTGCACCGCTCAGATCCGCGCGGCCGCAGAGGACGGGATGCTGGTCTATGCCGAGTGCGGCGGGCTGATCTATCTCTGTGAGGGCCTGGAGGCCGATGGGCGGGAGTACCGGATGGCGGGCGTCCTCCCGGCGAGGGCGCAGATGCACGGGCGTTTCCAGGCCCTCGGCTATGTGGAGGCCGAGGCCACCGGCGCCTCGCCCCTCCTCCCGGCGGGCGCGGGCTTCCGCGGGCACGAGTTCCATTACTCCTCGGTCGACCCGGCGGCGGACGCACGCTTCGCCCTCGCGCTCAGGCGCGGGAAGGGGATCGCCGACGGGCAGGACGGCCTCTGCGAGCATATGGTCATGGCGGGCTACAGCCACGCCTACCTCAACGAGACCTTTGCCTCGGCATTTGTCGGGGCCATGGAGCGGCGGCAGCGGAGCGGGTGAGATGCCGGAGGTCGTCCTCTCGTTCGGTATGGTCGTAACCTACCTCTTCAGGGCGACGGTCCTCATCACCATCGGCGTCCTCATCGCAAGCATCATCATCGAGACCGGGATCTTCTCCCGTCTCGGCTTTCTCTCGCGGCCGATCTCGCGGGTCTCTGCACTCTCAGAACCCTGCTCTTTTGTCCTCCTCACGATGGTCGCGAATGCCACCGCTGGCAAGTCGATGCTCGCCCAATTCTTCAGGGAGGGGAAGGTGCGCAAAGAGGAGGTGGTCCCGACCCTCCTGATGGGCACTTTCCCGACGGTCCTCGGAGAGTCGCTCTTCAGGGTCCACCTCCCGACGGCGGTGGTCCTCCTCGGCCCGGTCGTCGGCGTGACCTATACGCTGCTCAATCTCCTCTCCACCCTCATCCAGGTCGCCGGCGCGATGATCTATATGCGGCTCTTTGTGGGCCGGGGGGACGGGGGCACGCCGGCACCGCCTCCAGAAGCGGTCCCGCTCAGACTCGACCGGGCGACGATCAGGGAGGGCGTCGCGAAGGCCCTCCCCTCGCTGCGCCGCATCGTCCCGGTCGCCGTCGTCGCCACCCTGGTCTTTTTTGCCCTCTATGCCGTCGGTGCGGTTACGGCGGTCGCGGCGATCTTCGGGCCGGTCCTCGGGCTGGTCGGGGTGCCTGGCGAGAGCATCGCGGCGATCGTCGCTCATGCCGCGCATTTTTCCGCGGGCTATGCGGTCGTCGGTTCGCTTCTTGCAGAAGGGACGCTCGATATCGAAGAGGCGCTCGTCACCCTGGTCATCGGTTCGATGGCGGTGATCACCCTCATCTATCTC
Encoded proteins:
- a CDS encoding cobalt-precorrin-7 (C(5))-methyltransferase, which codes for MKVVGVGCGPGMLTGEAVRTIGSAALIYGSARAIDLARPAIRDGCEVHEITDYKALRALPADAVVLSTGDPMLAGLGYLGGEVVPGISSMQVAFARLGLSLVKAAVVTAHGKDHAAAVREAAEEVGRGRIVFLIADPEFSVPALAAALPGEVRIAICEDLGYPNERIAAGTAAEPPAPVSGLFVVVVGC
- a CDS encoding nucleoside recognition protein; this translates as MPEVVLSFGMVVTYLFRATVLITIGVLIASIIIETGIFSRLGFLSRPISRVSALSEPCSFVLLTMVANATAGKSMLAQFFREGKVRKEEVVPTLLMGTFPTVLGESLFRVHLPTAVVLLGPVVGVTYTLLNLLSTLIQVAGAMIYMRLFVGRGDGGTPAPPPEAVPLRLDRATIREGVAKALPSLRRIVPVAVVATLVFFALYAVGAVTAVAAIFGPVLGLVGVPGESIAAIVAHAAHFSAGYAVVGSLLAEGTLDIEEALVTLVIGSMAVITLIYLKYSAPLYLSLFGQEGVKVTLKTYGASMTAKVVTILIILLVF
- the cobN gene encoding cobaltochelatase subunit CobN, producing MSIDTGIVVVGWGNELPLFREAGEALGLPLRGWAVNDLKADPALRAACRAALGEATLVLLHPSAEAWWDEVMEGLGAGTQVVAYGYNDTFWSASTVPMRIVAALNAYYLYGGAENIRNMLASATNEVLGCDISVAPPEPTLWEGVYHPDASEPFTSVADYRAWRPRRRRHTVGLLFSRTAWLTRDLAVVDEMIREFERDCDVIPVFCFGTGDQETGALSSAAVIETYLAGEVDALVEARSFIHAADAGAYKASLTALDLPVTHPLVLYHTTEEAWASSRDGMGSSEVGWCVALPEFQGMIEMLPVGVATGGDDASHLPLSERIRKMADRARAWITLRDKPPAERKVAFILHNKPCASLEGSVGAGAHLDTLESVARVLQAMAGAGYQVEAPADGEELIRTILSRKALSEFRWTSVAGIVESGGALDMIEFDRYMRWFSSFPENVQGEIVEAWGPPPGGKEGVPPAMVHDGKIVVTGVLFGNAVVCVQPKRGCAGSRCDGEVCRILHDPEIPPTHQYLATYRWLEEEFGADAVVHVGTHGNLEFLPGKSVATSGSCYPDLVIGRMPHLYLYNADNPPEGTAAKRRACATLVDHAQAAMVESGLYGSLKELERQIDDYRRAEGTDRARAHALTHTIRDLIDECGLAGECGLAGMEAAGAPFDEVVTAAEDALTATYDARIPDGMHIFGEMPVGEEKAAYIAAIMHHEGHLRDAVLRMMGEDPGCAGPALLEEADASAVALVAALLGGAGPEDAARLALGERLKDPAVPLDPIVAGVADLSGRIDATDEIGALLRAFDGGFVPPGPSGLITRGKPEVLPTGRNFYSLDPYRVPTKAAWRVGSRLADLLLAKYIEDEGAYPENVAMYWMASDIMWADGEQCAQVLALLGCEPVWKEGKVRSFRLLALEELGRPRIDVTVRVSGILRDNFYACIELIDDAVRAVAALDEPPEMNYVRKHTLASGSTARIFGSRPGTYGNGVSLAVYASAWEDEADIAEVFLRWNGYAYGRGSYGALSDEGLSAQLGSVSLTFNKTVTDEYDLLGCCCYFGTHGGLTAAARSISGHDVPALYGDTRDENRPAVRTLADEVRRVTRTKLLNPKWIEGMRRHGYKGAGDMSRRIGTVYGWEATTQEVDDRIFDDIARTYVLDPDMREFFEKENPWAFEEIGRRLLEAYGRGLWAPSEEILEGLKAAYLEAEGWMEDAMDTEGEVQGGAIHAMALRDLPGWKKEE
- a CDS encoding cobyrinate a,c-diamide synthase, producing MIPAIVIAGTHSGCGKTTLASGIMAALQARGLEVQPFKVGPDFIDPSHHTAICGRPSRNLDPFMMGENGVVRTFLAASAGADIAVIEGVMGMYDGLEGGDLGSTAHVARILGAPVVLVADVGGMSRSAHALVRGYAGYDPAVRFAGVIFNRVGSPRHRQMIEEELSVPALGWVPTEKGKAVSSRHLGLAMAGEASMATFGEVCEAHCDLDALIAAASSGQAAMPIPADADAPSHVRLGVARDAAFCFYYQDNLDLLRRSGADLVFFSPITDPLPEVDGLYLGGGYPELHAAALAASPCTAQIRAAAEDGMLVYAECGGLIYLCEGLEADGREYRMAGVLPARAQMHGRFQALGYVEAEATGASPLLPAGAGFRGHEFHYSSVDPAADARFALALRRGKGIADGQDGLCEHMVMAGYSHAYLNETFASAFVGAMERRQRSG